In a genomic window of Zingiber officinale cultivar Zhangliang chromosome 9B, Zo_v1.1, whole genome shotgun sequence:
- the LOC122022411 gene encoding uncharacterized protein LOC122022411, whose product MQRTFLSSHELSFHECMFSINNHQVWRIIPSMNNGDEFLVECSPVVRLGNVVKRPSSIMHNSIEEMVKRISLKEASLFRLTSIKEKRMIKIDKVLDSKNSMTALIHCVWESDLPYFEFVSDDLRGEAFVASPVEVETAANKSLDYVYIFQLPKTSGNLSNKSVNFSDATHVVGKMTVSSSLIVSLDRSKFMETEFVLFDTKGERSKEKDTPSFQSKNLTEILPPRSSLKHNPKHKFGESNSDQFEFLPQTINELEPLTNGLLSNFESAAILLRDYGYKSSKVEPYGGWGLKFLEQASSVQSHKERHKELNVLLPAGLHGGPVIKHSGPLSLIDRWKSGRHCDCGGWDVGCPLTVLKNDSVCSKADMEEDSKPFELFIENGKKSDPTLKLLNMSKGIYVVNFVPTLSALQAFAIAVAFIHSQTPDLCPKL is encoded by the exons ATGCAAAGAACATTCCTTTCCAGCCATGAATTGAGCTTCCATGAGTGCATGTTCAGTATCAACAACCACCAAGTTTGGAGGATAATTCCAAGCATGAACAATGGGGATGAGTTTTTAGTTGAGTGTTCACCGGTTGTTAGATTGGGAAATGTAGTAAAGAGGCCTTCTTCAATCATGCATAATTCAATAGAAGAGATGGTGAAGAGAATTAGTCTTAAGGAAGCCTCATTGTTTAGATTAACAAGTATCAAAGAAAAGAGAATGATCAAGATCGACAAGGTTTTAGATTCCAAAAACTCGATGACAGCACTTATTCACTGTGTTTGGGAGAGTGAtcttccctatttcgagtttgtTTCGGATGATCTTAGAGGTGAAGCTTTTGTGGCAAGTCCTGTTGAAGTTGAAACCGCAGCAAACAAGTCCTTGGATTATGTTTATATCTTCCAATTGCCGAAAACAAGTGGAAATTTATCGAACAAAAGTGTAAACTTTAGTGATGCTACACATGTTGTTGGGAAGATGACAGTGTCAAGTTCTCTAATTGTGAGCTTGGACAGATCCAAGTTCATGGAAACTGAGTTTGTTTTGTTTGACACAAAAGGAGAACGATCGAAAGAAAAAGATACACCTTCATTCCAATCCAAAAATCTCACTGAGATACTGCCACCAAGAAGTTCACTGAAGCACAATCCTAAACACAAGTTTGGAGAATCCAATTCTGATCAGTTTGAGTTCCTACCGCAAACAATCAACGAATTGGAGCCCCTTACGAATGGCCTTTTATCGAATTTTGAGTCAGCCGCAATACTTCTCCGAGATTACGGATACAAAAGCTCAAAAGTTGAACCTTATGGTGGTTGGGGCCTCAAGTTCCTTGAGCAAGCATCATCAgtacaaagtcacaaagaaagaCACAAGGAGTTGAATGTTCTACTTCCCGCGGGACTACACGGCGGACCGGTTATTAAACACAGTGGTCCGTTGAGTCTCATCGATCGATGGAAGTCCGGTAGACACTGTGACTGCGGTGGTTGGGATGTTGGGTGCCCTTTGACAGTGCTGAAAAATGACTCGGTCTGTTCAAAAGCTGATATGGAAGAGGACTCCAAGCCATTTGAACTTTTCATAGAG AATGGAAAGAAGAGTGATCCAACTCTCAAACTGTTGAACATGAGCAAAGGGATTTATGTTGTGAACTTTGTGCCAACTCTATCAGCTCTCCAGGCTTTTGCCATAGCAGTTGCTTTCATCCATTCTCAAACACCAGATTTGTGTCCAAAGCTGTAA
- the LOC122024599 gene encoding uncharacterized protein LOC122024599 has product MERWKWFCWSRGMAPRANSFEPEPYSLPCPMPDWPQGGEFAKGTICIGELEVVQITRFERIWGCLSSKEKGNGAIFYKPSSIPEGFFSLGHFCHRCDQPLHGFVLVVRENAATKHSTGLPALVEPVDYAIIWSSNDFSDDYDRGCSYFWLPIPPEGYRALGIFVTSGPDKPSIEEVRCVRVDLTDSSEAHELMIDLEAIFPHLPCQVWKMRPSSRGLWGTGVSVGTFCCNTDLSSRDKLSVHCLKNLDSSLNGMPNLEQIHALIQHYGPTLMFHPKEVYLPSSVSWFFENGATLHKKGAKAGEIIDVKGSNLPLGGQNDGEYWIDLPDDDDNKDSFIKKGNIETAELYVHVKPAMGGTFTDISMWIFCPFNGPATIKVGAANFSLSKVGQHVGDWEHYTLRISNFNGELWSIYFSQHSGGEWVDAPGLEFIGGNKAVVYSSKSGHASFPHQGNYLQGSEKLGIGIRNDAARSKFFVDSSTRYQIVAAEYLGDVEEPFWLQYMRGWGPSIKYNSRSEIDRILSFLPFSIRNAVKNIFNSLPMELYGEEGPTGPKEKNNWVGDERW; this is encoded by the exons ATGGAGAGGTGGAAATGGTTTTGCTGGAGCCGAGGAATGGCTCCCCGTGCCAATAGTTTCGAGCCGGAACCCTACTCCCTCCCTTGCCCGATGCCTGATTGGCCACAAG GTGGAGAGTTTGCTAAAGGAACAATATGCATTGGGGAACTTGAAGTTGTGCAAATTACTCGGTTTGAGCGCATCTGGGGTTGTCTTTCCTCGAAAGAAAAGGGTAATGGAGCAATATTCTACAAGCCCTCATCTATACCAGAAGGATTTTTCAGCCTTGGTCATTTTTGCCATCGTTGTGATCAACCTCTGCACGGTTTTGTTCTTGTTGTGAGAGAAAATGCAGCAACTAAGCACTCAACTGGCCTACCAGCTCTCGTGGAACCAGTAGACTATGCAATCATCTGGAGTTCAAACGACTTTAGCGATGACTACGATCGCGGTTGCAGTTACTTCTGGCTTCCAATACCACCCGAGGGGTATCGAGCATTGGGCATCTTTGTCACTAGTGGACCCGACAAGCCCTCCATTGAAGAAGTTAGATGTGTTCGAGTCGATCTTACTGATTCAAGTGAAGCTCATGAATTAATGATCGATTTGGAAGCAATTTTCCCACATCTCCCTTGCCAAGTTTGGAAGATGAGACCTTCTTCTCGGGGCTTGTGGGGGACAGGTGTTTCGGTAGGGACATTCTGTTGCAACACTGACTTAAGCTCTCGAGACAAATTGAGTGTTCATTGTTTGAAGAACTTGGATTCTTCTCTAAATGGGATGCCGAATTTAGAACAGATTCATGCTCTCATTCAGCATTATGGCCCAACCCTTATGTTTCATCCGAAAGAAGTTTATTTACCTTCTTCAGTTTCGTGGTTTTTTGAGAATGGTGCTACTCTTCATAAAAAGGGTGCCAAAGCAGGAGAGATCATAGATGTAAAAGGCTCAAACCTTCCATTAGGTGGCCAAAATGATGGTGAGTACTGGATAGATCTCCCCGACGACGACGACAATAAAGACAGTTTCATCAAGAAAGGAAACATAGAAACTGCTGAGCTTTATGTTCATGTGAAACCAGCCATGGGAGGCACTTTCACTGATATCTCAATGTGGATATTCTGCCCATTCAACGGCCCTGCTACAATCAAAGTCGGAGCAGCAAACTTTTCGCTGAGCAAAGTCGGGCAGCATGTTGGAGATTGGGAGCATTACACTCTGCGCATAAGCAACTTCAATGGTGAACTTTGGAGTATATATTTCTCTCAGCATAGTGGAGGAGAATGGGTTGATGCACCTGGCTTGGAGTTCATTGGAGGCAATAAGGCAGTAGTTTACTCCTCAAAGAGTGGCCATGCGAGCTTCCCTCACCAAGGAAACTACCTCCAGGGCTCTGAAAAGCTCGGAATTGGCATTCGAAATGATGCGGCTCGCAGCAAGTTTTTTGTAGACTCCAGCACTAGGTATCAGATTGTTGCAGCAGAGTATCTTGGGGATGTGGAAGAACCATTCTGGTTGCAGTACATGCGAGGATGGGGACCAAGTATAAAGTACAATTCAAGGTCAGAAATCGATAGAATTCTGAGCTTTCTACCATTCAGTATCAGGAATGCAGTGAAGAATATATTCAACAGTCTTCCTATGGAGCTATATGGAGAGGAAGGACCCACTGGACCCAAGGAAAAGAACAATTGGGTAGGCGATGAAAGATGGTGA